The window AGGAGGTCCTTGGCAACAGTATACCAAGGAAGAAAAGTCATCGGAGGATGGAGACGAGGTGCACTCATGGCTGGCCCAGAGGCTAAAAATAAACACAGAGCTGGACCATTTTATGAACCTGGAGAAGTGGGTGAATGGCAAACCCGGCTTGACAAAGTTAGAGAATCGAATCTTAAGGAAAATTAACAGTGACAAAGAAAATGAGCTGGCTGCCCAGAGAGCAGCTAAGATTGTTCCTTCTGAGACCATGGTAAGTAACTCCATTTTCCAGAGGAGATTTTGCTCActcattatatcatttgattctcacaaggagagtacaaagaaaggtaagacaggaatgattatttccttttaaaactaaGGCAGTGAGAATTTGTAAGCAGTGACCAGCTGGGTTCTAGAAGTCAAGAACAAGAGAACAAGTCTCCGGAACAAGGCCAGTGCCTTTGAACAATGCCCTCCTTCCAGAatatgcctcttttttttttttttagtttattgtttatttttataaacccCTTACcattcaccttagaatcaatactgtgtattggttccaaggcagaagagtggtaagggctaggcagtggggtttaaatgacttgcccagggtcacacagctgggaagtatctgaggccagatctgaacccatctggacctgactcccaatccactgagctactcagctccTTTTCAGTATATACGTCAAGGCTTCTATCAGTGGTGATAGGTGACTAGGGATAGCCTTGAAGCCTAGAAGAAacatagttctttttttatttggtcagaagaatactttcattttttaattttataccaACTACCATGAGGTAGCTTGGCATAGTGGAGGGAATACTGGGCTTAGCATAAGaatgtcctgagttcaattcctgcctttgacatttactagttgaATTATATTGAGCTTCTTAAATTATTACTTTAAACTTCTCTTTACCTCAGGCAGTGCCCTAAGATTTAAATCATCATAATCTGATTTGGTGGAGGGAACTGCCCAGCCTGTATTTATACAAAACATTGCATTAAACAAGCTTTGATGATGAGCAAGATCTTGGAGATAGACTAGAGTAAGTGGGGGAGATAGAAAGGAGAGTCTGTGGATGGGAGAGAGTATCAGCAAAGACAGAGGAGCAAGAAGCTTACTCAGCTTGGCAAGTGTCAATGGGAGGGCTGCCCCACCAGCATCTCAGAAGTAGAAAAGTCAAATTATAAGCAGATCATGAAAGCCAGGCAGATTTCCTTATGGGCCCTGAGGCTTCCAGTTAGAACGAGAATTCAGAAATTCCCATGGATGTCCTCTCAGAGTCCTTGCTCAGTTCATCTCCGATATCGCCTAGTTAGAATGTCTTGTGGGTCAAGAGATACATTCCACTGGCCTTTGACTCTGAAAGAACAGCCTCTGTACCCAGAAGTCATTCattcctttgtcttttctttcaatAGAAACCTGTCCGGCGTGTACGCAAATGTATTCCCTTAATCAGACTGCCTGAACCCCTGGCTCTGGAGATCCTATATAACCATCTTTTAAAACACAAGGTTAAAATCTTTGAATTGTTCGCCAAGGGAGATTGGGAACATCAGAAGATCTCCAGGGAAGAATTTGTTGATGGAATGAAAAGAGTAAGCCACTGTTGGGGGATTAGACACTAGTGTTCTAAAGGGTGAAAAATTAGCTCTGGGAACTGGGAAAAGGGAACGAACTTGCTGTGTCTGTACTGCGTCTAAGGGTTGAAGAAGTGTTTTGATGGGCTGAGAGTGTTTGAAGAAGAAGGAGGGCCTGGTTCCTTTAAGAAAGAAGGAATTAATTGAAGATATCTGAGTTAGTCAGAAAACAAatctttatttaatattttattgtgtgTCTGCATTGCTGAACATTGGGGTACAAAGAAGGACAAAAACAGAGTTTTTACCCTC is drawn from Gracilinanus agilis isolate LMUSP501 unplaced genomic scaffold, AgileGrace unplaced_scaffold49824, whole genome shotgun sequence and contains these coding sequences:
- the LOC123255664 gene encoding EF-hand calcium-binding domain-containing protein 12-like: MNLEKWVNGKPGLTKLENRILRKINSDKENELAAQRAAKIVPSETMKPVRRVRKCIPLIRLPEPLALEILYNHLLKHKVKIFELFAKGDWEHQKISREEFVDGMKR